A single region of the Lycium barbarum isolate Lr01 chromosome 2, ASM1917538v2, whole genome shotgun sequence genome encodes:
- the LOC132625810 gene encoding zinc finger CCCH domain-containing protein 17-like: protein MVGPTPPQFPAPAPETVTLSAEEEAIKRNTDCVYFLASPLTCKKGSECEYRHSDMARLNPRDCWYWLNGNCLNPKCAFRHPPFDGFLEAQVPTAMGSSVAPMVSVAPMSQVPYASSKQAMPCIFFQQGICRKGDKCAFMHAPTFVSNKPSQLPPVSTASSETPTVKKAFDGVGKTVQGKKFPHTNNLKPAELPKPVGKLENAFGEKVLPPNSVINREHSRYKPTNMPPPTNGNPLSGPHRVQQPIGIDDDEISREPSPGFDVLVDDELRGDSDYYHDGDHYGGTRDNLGRNEYDMGDSADYDSVADIDRDMYRDVHGYEDSYDRLQGRYAREQHIASSERRYGTLDNNEHAEMSDLRHRLSKHRRGGNGLKSVIGDFSSEKHVEDQGNRSSRRETHYLPSHDSSLSGRLRGRIKIPVRSSSPTDRADLRFDREMDRVRDRRKLSSERPQMYSYQGRPQDRIKGRVQGDFNNDGRNNRGPYLRRDRINGNNSDFRRPKSLAELKGRKTAESNEQSLNEQQPLGKRKFQKVDSGGNLSFEGPMPLKEILKRKKGNADFPSAIIKNESDLSIQKEESKLVSGDSNGPQETKSADHQSPLHRNTNELEPEEEMIVEGADSQDHEGYYEPVEGEDYNFDEGDPEDEFLDDDDDFAKKLGVVSS from the exons ATGGTGGGCCCTACACCGCCGCAATTTCCGGCGCCGGCACCGGAAACTGTTACTTTATCAGCTGAAGAAGAAGCTATAAAGAGAAATACAGATTGTGTTTATTTTCTTGCTTCTCCACTCACATGCAAAAAG GGAAGCGAGTGTGAGTACCGTCATAGTGACATGGCTCGGCTTAATCCAAGGGATTGCTGGTACTGGTTGAATGGAAACTGCTTAAACCCAAAGTGTGCATTCCGGCACCCT CCTTTTGATGGATTTTTGGAAGCTCAAGTTCCAACTGCTATGGGATCTTCTGTAGCTCCTATGGTGTCTGTTGCACCTATGTCACAGGTTCCATATGCTTCTAGTAAACAAGCCATGCCGTGCATATTCTTCCAGCAAGGGATTTGTCGAAAAGGTGATAAGTGTGCATTCATGCATGCACCAACCTTTGTTTCCAACAAACCTTCACAGCTGCCTCCAGTGTCTACTGCATCTAGTGAAACTCCAACTGTTAAGAAGGCATTCGATGGGGTCGGAAAAACTGTGCAAGGCAAGAAATTTCCACATACAAATAATCTGAAGCCTGCTGAACTACCTAAACCTGTGGGAAAACTGGAAAATGCCTTTGGTGAGAAGGTACTGCCACCAAATTCCGTCATAAACAGAGAACATTCCAGGTACAAGCCAACAAATATGCCGCCTCCAACCAATGGCAATCCTCTCAGTGGACCCCACAGAGTGCAGCAGCCCATTGGGATCGATGATGATGAAATTTCAAGGGAGCCTTCTCCTGGTTTTGATGTCCTTGTGGATGATGAGCTCAGAGGTGATTCAGATTATTATCACGATGGAGATCATTATGGTGGAACAAGGGATAATTTGGGGAGAAATGAATATGACATGGGCGATTCTGCTGATTATGATTCAGTGGCAGATATTGACCGAGATATGTACCGTGATGTGCATGGATATGAGGACTCGTATGACAGGCTTCAGGGTCGCTATGCTCGGGAGCAGCATATAGCTTCTTCTGAGAGACGCTATGGTACACTAGATAACAATGAACATGCTGAAATGTCAGATCTGAGACATCGGTTATCGAAACATAGGAGGGGTGGTAATGGTTTGAAATCTGTCATTGGTGACTTTTCAAGTGAAAAGCATGTTGAAGACCAAGGCAACAGGAGTTCTAGGAGGGAGACACACTATTTACCTTCACATGATAGTTCTCTTAGTGGTCGTCTTCGAGGAAGAATAAAGATTCCAGTTAGGTCATCTTCTCCAACTGATCGGGCTGACTTACGGTTTGATAGGGAAATGGATAGGGTGAGAGACCGTCGCAAGTTGTCTTCAGAAAGGCCACAGATGTACTCTTACCAAGGAAGGCCACAAGACAGAATAAAGGGAAGAGTGCAAGGGGATTTTAATAATGACGGGAGAAATAACAGAGGTCCGTATCTAAGAAGAGATAGAATAAATGGCAATAATTCTGACTTCCGGCGTCCTAAAAGTCTCGCAGAACTTAAAGGTAGGAAAACTGCTGAGAGCAATGAGCAAAGTCTCAACGAGCAACAACCCCTGGGAAAGCGGAAGTTCCAAAAGGTTGATAGCGGGGGCAATCTATCATTTGAAGGACCAATGCCCCTAAAAGAGATTTTGAAGAGGAAAAAAGGGAATGCTGACTTTCCTTCCGCTATCATCAAGAATGAGTCTGACCTCTCTATTCAGAAGGAAGAATCTAAGCTCGTATCAGGTGATAGTAACGGTCCACAAGAAACAAAATCCGCGGATCACCAATCTCCTTTGCACCGCAATACAAATGAACTTGAACCTGAAGAGGAGATGATTGTGGAAGGAGCAGACTCTCAAGACCACGAAGGCTACTATGAACCGGTTGAGGGAGAAGATTACAACTTCGACGAAGGTGACCCCGAGGACGAATTCTTGGATGATGATGACGACTTTGCAAAGAAGCTTGGTGTTGTTTCCTCATAA